A window from Athalia rosae chromosome 5, iyAthRosa1.1, whole genome shotgun sequence encodes these proteins:
- the LOC105692877 gene encoding trypsin-7-like, with protein sequence MRALPLIVSFFALSNGFVEKYPAGLPPPVPLDTKHTPLSRIVGGTDTTITKWPFVVSLQYEWDDFEWKTLHFCVGTILNKDWILTSGNCYDTLVYANCTVRAGSDHFHMNGTVHRIDTVVRHPQYGEFNSDYDVALIKLNTSLEFSDSIQPVTLPEVNVTYPVGTFFSMPSWGAPRLFDDITLRLQEIDVPTISFDLCKTVYGEAVTERMFCSYYRPGDDAFGMCVGDTGAPAVVDGVVIGIASWHYACSSPGYPNVYANLPLMVDWITEIIGSSSAATATPIFGLTVSFVILGYFLGRLD encoded by the exons ATGAGAGCCTTGCCGCTTATAGTCAGTTTTTTTGCACTTTCCAACGGATTCGTCGAAA AATACCCGGCAGGTTTGCCTCCGCCGGTTCCGTTGGATACGAAGCACACGCCGTTGTCAAGAATCGTCGGTGGGACCGACACAACGATAACAAAATGGCCGTTTGTG gtttcCCTCCAGTATGAATGGGACGATTTCGAATGGAAAACGCTCCATTTCTGTGTGGGCACTATTCTCAACAAAGATTGGATTCTCACCTCAGGGAATTGTTACGATAC ctTGGTGTACGCCAATTGTACCGTCAGAGCAGGAAGCGACCATTTTCACATGAATGGAACGGTTCACCGCATCGACACCGTCGTTCGACATCCGCAGTACGGCGAGTTCAATTCAGATTACGACGTGGCTCTGATAAAG TTGAATACGAGTCTCGAATTTTCGGACTCGATCCAGCCGGTCACATTGCCAGAGGTCAACGTAACGTATCCCGTCGGCACTTTCTTTTCGATGCCGAGCTGGGGCGCGCCGAGG TTATTCGACGATATCACGTTACGCCTCCAAGAGATCGATGTGCCCACGATATCATTCGATCTTTGCAAGACGGTTTATGGAGAAGCTGTTACGGAGCGAATGTTCTGCTCTTACTACAGACCCGGCGACGATGCGTTCGGTATGTGCGTCGGAGATACGGGAGCACCAGCCGTCGTGGACGGGGTAGTTATTG GTATCGCTTCTTGGCACTACGCGTGTTCAAGCCCAGGTTATCCGAACGTCTACGCAAACCTGCCGCTGATGGTTGATTGGATCACCGAAATAATCGGGAGCTCTTCTGCCGCTACAGCAACCCCGATATTCGGTTTGACGGTGTCATTCGTCATCCTGGGGTATTTTCTGGGCAGgcttgattaa
- the LOC105692867 gene encoding beta-1,4-glucuronyltransferase 1 isoform X4, whose protein sequence is MLGCRPWNLSLVSVIIVTFSNMLLTMLLLQSEDCDTNYTGPADDQQPETNGFTEWNLAVGTSESAVQQQPCIDARDYQQATPESDVLRMDVRLGRWDVRRLYKMFDSVVVGSQYTALSDKYLSCIATQSSVEKLHSLVQVAHYWTGPISIAVFTAGDEDFVVFQEYLSYLRKCYAPIRERVTFSVAMPKARLVNGQPKDAQLPEGLDCLKPEATLNRFVQGQSKAQTTWKTKNVYPQNHLRNLARKNCQTDYVFLTDVDIIPSSNFSDLLNEFLKNSACDKCAYVIPTYELDMRVRFPQNKTDLVRLANKGLARPFHQKVFIHNQYATNFTRWSWDVSTSRGAGDSEIVKSGKVHVSHEVTNFEFFYEPFYVARDTVPAHDERFMGYGYTRNTQVYEMYVAGYEFLVLSPIFTGHWGLQTKKGRPAWRERQNSLNRKLFEGFKKEVFARYNRDPLKMMKRPN, encoded by the exons TTGGGCTGTCGGCCATGGAATCTCAGTTTGGTCAGTGTGATAATCGTCACGTTTTCAAACATGTTGCTCACCATGCTGCTTCTCCAGTCAGAAGACTGCGATACGAATTACACGGGTCCCGCGGACGATCAGCAACCGGAAACGAACGGCTTTACGGAATGGAACTTGGCAGTCGGGACTTCGGAGTCGGCGGTCCAGCAGCAGCCCTGCATCGACGCGAGGGACTATCAGCAAGCGACGCCGGAATCGGACGTCTTGCGGATGGACGTTCGACTGGGCAGATGGGACGTACGAAGACTCTACAAAATGTTCGATTCCGTGGTGGTTGGCTCGCAGTATACGGCGTTGTCCGATAAATATTTGTCCTGCATAGCGACGCAAAGTTCGGTGGAAAAGCTCCACTCGCTCGTGCAAGTGGCCCACTATTGGACGGGGCCGATATCGATAGCGGTGTTCACCGCGGGGGACGAGGACTTCGTTGTGTTTCAGGAGTACTTGAGTTACCTGAGGAAGTGTTACGCCCCCATAAGGGAGAGGGTCACTTTTTCGGTGGCCATGCCGAAGGCGAGACTGGTAAACGGTCAGCCGAAGGACGCGCAACTTCCCGAGGGCCTCGATTGCCTGAAGCCGGAGGCGACGCTCAATAGATTCGTCCAAGGACAGTCGAAAGCTCAAACGACATGGAAAACTAAAAACGTCTATCCGCAGAATCATCTGAGAAATTTAGCGAGAAAAAATTGCCAAACGGACTACGTGTTTCTCACGGACGTCGATATCATACCGAGctcaaatttttccgatcttctgaacgaatttttaaaaaactccGCCTGCGACAAGTGCGCttacgttatacctacctacgaaCTCGACATGAGGGTTCGATTTCCGCAGAATAAAACCGACCTGGTCAGACTCGCCAACAAGGGGCTGGCCAGACCGTTTCATCAAAAAGTGTTCATTCATAATCAGTACGCGACAAACTTCACTAG GTGGAGTTGGGACGTTTCGACGAGCCGCGGAGCGGGTGATTCCGAGATCGTCAAGTCCGGCAAGGTGCACGTCAGTCACGAGGTgacgaattttgaatttttttacgagCCTTTTTACGTAGCTCGCGATACCGTCCCGGCACACGATGAGCGATTCATGGGTTACGGTTACACGCGAAATACTCAG gtgtaCGAAATGTACGTAGCTGGCTACGAGTTTCTGGTTCTCTCGCCAATTTTTACCGGTCACTGGGGTCTTCAGACGAAAAAGGGCCGTCCCGCATGGCGCGAACGTCAGAACagtttgaatcgaaaattgttcgaaggTTTCAAGAAGGAAGTATTCGCACGTTACAATCGCGACcctttgaaaatgatgaaacgaCCGAACTGA
- the LOC105692867 gene encoding beta-1,4-glucuronyltransferase 1 isoform X3, translating into MIQLGCRPWNLSLVSVIIVTFSNMLLTMLLLQSEDCDTNYTGPADDQQPETNGFTEWNLAVGTSESAVQQQPCIDARDYQQATPESDVLRMDVRLGRWDVRRLYKMFDSVVVGSQYTALSDKYLSCIATQSSVEKLHSLVQVAHYWTGPISIAVFTAGDEDFVVFQEYLSYLRKCYAPIRERVTFSVAMPKARLVNGQPKDAQLPEGLDCLKPEATLNRFVQGQSKAQTTWKTKNVYPQNHLRNLARKNCQTDYVFLTDVDIIPSSNFSDLLNEFLKNSACDKCAYVIPTYELDMRVRFPQNKTDLVRLANKGLARPFHQKVFIHNQYATNFTRWSWDVSTSRGAGDSEIVKSGKVHVSHEVTNFEFFYEPFYVARDTVPAHDERFMGYGYTRNTQVYEMYVAGYEFLVLSPIFTGHWGLQTKKGRPAWRERQNSLNRKLFEGFKKEVFARYNRDPLKMMKRPN; encoded by the exons TTGGGCTGTCGGCCATGGAATCTCAGTTTGGTCAGTGTGATAATCGTCACGTTTTCAAACATGTTGCTCACCATGCTGCTTCTCCAGTCAGAAGACTGCGATACGAATTACACGGGTCCCGCGGACGATCAGCAACCGGAAACGAACGGCTTTACGGAATGGAACTTGGCAGTCGGGACTTCGGAGTCGGCGGTCCAGCAGCAGCCCTGCATCGACGCGAGGGACTATCAGCAAGCGACGCCGGAATCGGACGTCTTGCGGATGGACGTTCGACTGGGCAGATGGGACGTACGAAGACTCTACAAAATGTTCGATTCCGTGGTGGTTGGCTCGCAGTATACGGCGTTGTCCGATAAATATTTGTCCTGCATAGCGACGCAAAGTTCGGTGGAAAAGCTCCACTCGCTCGTGCAAGTGGCCCACTATTGGACGGGGCCGATATCGATAGCGGTGTTCACCGCGGGGGACGAGGACTTCGTTGTGTTTCAGGAGTACTTGAGTTACCTGAGGAAGTGTTACGCCCCCATAAGGGAGAGGGTCACTTTTTCGGTGGCCATGCCGAAGGCGAGACTGGTAAACGGTCAGCCGAAGGACGCGCAACTTCCCGAGGGCCTCGATTGCCTGAAGCCGGAGGCGACGCTCAATAGATTCGTCCAAGGACAGTCGAAAGCTCAAACGACATGGAAAACTAAAAACGTCTATCCGCAGAATCATCTGAGAAATTTAGCGAGAAAAAATTGCCAAACGGACTACGTGTTTCTCACGGACGTCGATATCATACCGAGctcaaatttttccgatcttctgaacgaatttttaaaaaactccGCCTGCGACAAGTGCGCttacgttatacctacctacgaaCTCGACATGAGGGTTCGATTTCCGCAGAATAAAACCGACCTGGTCAGACTCGCCAACAAGGGGCTGGCCAGACCGTTTCATCAAAAAGTGTTCATTCATAATCAGTACGCGACAAACTTCACTAG GTGGAGTTGGGACGTTTCGACGAGCCGCGGAGCGGGTGATTCCGAGATCGTCAAGTCCGGCAAGGTGCACGTCAGTCACGAGGTgacgaattttgaatttttttacgagCCTTTTTACGTAGCTCGCGATACCGTCCCGGCACACGATGAGCGATTCATGGGTTACGGTTACACGCGAAATACTCAG gtgtaCGAAATGTACGTAGCTGGCTACGAGTTTCTGGTTCTCTCGCCAATTTTTACCGGTCACTGGGGTCTTCAGACGAAAAAGGGCCGTCCCGCATGGCGCGAACGTCAGAACagtttgaatcgaaaattgttcgaaggTTTCAAGAAGGAAGTATTCGCACGTTACAATCGCGACcctttgaaaatgatgaaacgaCCGAACTGA
- the LOC105692867 gene encoding beta-1,4-glucuronyltransferase 1 isoform X1, with translation MSVSCLQWEKLMRRTQYGDLASFRNRQNVIRRCELLKLGCRPWNLSLVSVIIVTFSNMLLTMLLLQSEDCDTNYTGPADDQQPETNGFTEWNLAVGTSESAVQQQPCIDARDYQQATPESDVLRMDVRLGRWDVRRLYKMFDSVVVGSQYTALSDKYLSCIATQSSVEKLHSLVQVAHYWTGPISIAVFTAGDEDFVVFQEYLSYLRKCYAPIRERVTFSVAMPKARLVNGQPKDAQLPEGLDCLKPEATLNRFVQGQSKAQTTWKTKNVYPQNHLRNLARKNCQTDYVFLTDVDIIPSSNFSDLLNEFLKNSACDKCAYVIPTYELDMRVRFPQNKTDLVRLANKGLARPFHQKVFIHNQYATNFTRWSWDVSTSRGAGDSEIVKSGKVHVSHEVTNFEFFYEPFYVARDTVPAHDERFMGYGYTRNTQVYEMYVAGYEFLVLSPIFTGHWGLQTKKGRPAWRERQNSLNRKLFEGFKKEVFARYNRDPLKMMKRPN, from the exons TTGGGCTGTCGGCCATGGAATCTCAGTTTGGTCAGTGTGATAATCGTCACGTTTTCAAACATGTTGCTCACCATGCTGCTTCTCCAGTCAGAAGACTGCGATACGAATTACACGGGTCCCGCGGACGATCAGCAACCGGAAACGAACGGCTTTACGGAATGGAACTTGGCAGTCGGGACTTCGGAGTCGGCGGTCCAGCAGCAGCCCTGCATCGACGCGAGGGACTATCAGCAAGCGACGCCGGAATCGGACGTCTTGCGGATGGACGTTCGACTGGGCAGATGGGACGTACGAAGACTCTACAAAATGTTCGATTCCGTGGTGGTTGGCTCGCAGTATACGGCGTTGTCCGATAAATATTTGTCCTGCATAGCGACGCAAAGTTCGGTGGAAAAGCTCCACTCGCTCGTGCAAGTGGCCCACTATTGGACGGGGCCGATATCGATAGCGGTGTTCACCGCGGGGGACGAGGACTTCGTTGTGTTTCAGGAGTACTTGAGTTACCTGAGGAAGTGTTACGCCCCCATAAGGGAGAGGGTCACTTTTTCGGTGGCCATGCCGAAGGCGAGACTGGTAAACGGTCAGCCGAAGGACGCGCAACTTCCCGAGGGCCTCGATTGCCTGAAGCCGGAGGCGACGCTCAATAGATTCGTCCAAGGACAGTCGAAAGCTCAAACGACATGGAAAACTAAAAACGTCTATCCGCAGAATCATCTGAGAAATTTAGCGAGAAAAAATTGCCAAACGGACTACGTGTTTCTCACGGACGTCGATATCATACCGAGctcaaatttttccgatcttctgaacgaatttttaaaaaactccGCCTGCGACAAGTGCGCttacgttatacctacctacgaaCTCGACATGAGGGTTCGATTTCCGCAGAATAAAACCGACCTGGTCAGACTCGCCAACAAGGGGCTGGCCAGACCGTTTCATCAAAAAGTGTTCATTCATAATCAGTACGCGACAAACTTCACTAG GTGGAGTTGGGACGTTTCGACGAGCCGCGGAGCGGGTGATTCCGAGATCGTCAAGTCCGGCAAGGTGCACGTCAGTCACGAGGTgacgaattttgaatttttttacgagCCTTTTTACGTAGCTCGCGATACCGTCCCGGCACACGATGAGCGATTCATGGGTTACGGTTACACGCGAAATACTCAG gtgtaCGAAATGTACGTAGCTGGCTACGAGTTTCTGGTTCTCTCGCCAATTTTTACCGGTCACTGGGGTCTTCAGACGAAAAAGGGCCGTCCCGCATGGCGCGAACGTCAGAACagtttgaatcgaaaattgttcgaaggTTTCAAGAAGGAAGTATTCGCACGTTACAATCGCGACcctttgaaaatgatgaaacgaCCGAACTGA
- the LOC105692867 gene encoding beta-1,4-glucuronyltransferase 1 isoform X2, whose protein sequence is MTTSMERFSIITMFNVVNPGGLRSNHLQRLGCRPWNLSLVSVIIVTFSNMLLTMLLLQSEDCDTNYTGPADDQQPETNGFTEWNLAVGTSESAVQQQPCIDARDYQQATPESDVLRMDVRLGRWDVRRLYKMFDSVVVGSQYTALSDKYLSCIATQSSVEKLHSLVQVAHYWTGPISIAVFTAGDEDFVVFQEYLSYLRKCYAPIRERVTFSVAMPKARLVNGQPKDAQLPEGLDCLKPEATLNRFVQGQSKAQTTWKTKNVYPQNHLRNLARKNCQTDYVFLTDVDIIPSSNFSDLLNEFLKNSACDKCAYVIPTYELDMRVRFPQNKTDLVRLANKGLARPFHQKVFIHNQYATNFTRWSWDVSTSRGAGDSEIVKSGKVHVSHEVTNFEFFYEPFYVARDTVPAHDERFMGYGYTRNTQVYEMYVAGYEFLVLSPIFTGHWGLQTKKGRPAWRERQNSLNRKLFEGFKKEVFARYNRDPLKMMKRPN, encoded by the exons TTGGGCTGTCGGCCATGGAATCTCAGTTTGGTCAGTGTGATAATCGTCACGTTTTCAAACATGTTGCTCACCATGCTGCTTCTCCAGTCAGAAGACTGCGATACGAATTACACGGGTCCCGCGGACGATCAGCAACCGGAAACGAACGGCTTTACGGAATGGAACTTGGCAGTCGGGACTTCGGAGTCGGCGGTCCAGCAGCAGCCCTGCATCGACGCGAGGGACTATCAGCAAGCGACGCCGGAATCGGACGTCTTGCGGATGGACGTTCGACTGGGCAGATGGGACGTACGAAGACTCTACAAAATGTTCGATTCCGTGGTGGTTGGCTCGCAGTATACGGCGTTGTCCGATAAATATTTGTCCTGCATAGCGACGCAAAGTTCGGTGGAAAAGCTCCACTCGCTCGTGCAAGTGGCCCACTATTGGACGGGGCCGATATCGATAGCGGTGTTCACCGCGGGGGACGAGGACTTCGTTGTGTTTCAGGAGTACTTGAGTTACCTGAGGAAGTGTTACGCCCCCATAAGGGAGAGGGTCACTTTTTCGGTGGCCATGCCGAAGGCGAGACTGGTAAACGGTCAGCCGAAGGACGCGCAACTTCCCGAGGGCCTCGATTGCCTGAAGCCGGAGGCGACGCTCAATAGATTCGTCCAAGGACAGTCGAAAGCTCAAACGACATGGAAAACTAAAAACGTCTATCCGCAGAATCATCTGAGAAATTTAGCGAGAAAAAATTGCCAAACGGACTACGTGTTTCTCACGGACGTCGATATCATACCGAGctcaaatttttccgatcttctgaacgaatttttaaaaaactccGCCTGCGACAAGTGCGCttacgttatacctacctacgaaCTCGACATGAGGGTTCGATTTCCGCAGAATAAAACCGACCTGGTCAGACTCGCCAACAAGGGGCTGGCCAGACCGTTTCATCAAAAAGTGTTCATTCATAATCAGTACGCGACAAACTTCACTAG GTGGAGTTGGGACGTTTCGACGAGCCGCGGAGCGGGTGATTCCGAGATCGTCAAGTCCGGCAAGGTGCACGTCAGTCACGAGGTgacgaattttgaatttttttacgagCCTTTTTACGTAGCTCGCGATACCGTCCCGGCACACGATGAGCGATTCATGGGTTACGGTTACACGCGAAATACTCAG gtgtaCGAAATGTACGTAGCTGGCTACGAGTTTCTGGTTCTCTCGCCAATTTTTACCGGTCACTGGGGTCTTCAGACGAAAAAGGGCCGTCCCGCATGGCGCGAACGTCAGAACagtttgaatcgaaaattgttcgaaggTTTCAAGAAGGAAGTATTCGCACGTTACAATCGCGACcctttgaaaatgatgaaacgaCCGAACTGA